A stretch of the Chlamydia pecorum E58 genome encodes the following:
- a CDS encoding MarC family protein: MLRNLIDFSLLFYALFNSLGSIPVFVLLLKNFSYKKQQRIILRECIFSLIALLLFVTFGRKILQFLDISLYSFQLIGGVLLFSVALKMMLAQPVQDVQKEARDSSEPIFFPLAFPIITGPAVITATLSYMEEGEYAKNLILATVIIAWVLSLFTLLCSSLFNRILGPSGLLALERMFSLVLALMSINLILKGLSIAFNIGFYVGSA, translated from the coding sequence ATGTTGCGCAACTTAATTGACTTTAGTTTATTATTCTATGCTCTATTTAATTCTCTAGGATCTATTCCTGTCTTTGTTCTTCTCTTGAAGAATTTTTCTTATAAAAAACAGCAACGGATTATCTTAAGAGAGTGTATTTTCTCACTCATAGCACTCTTGCTCTTTGTTACTTTCGGGAGGAAAATTCTACAATTCCTAGATATCTCCCTATACTCATTCCAATTGATAGGAGGGGTTCTATTGTTTTCAGTCGCTTTAAAAATGATGCTTGCACAGCCTGTACAAGATGTTCAAAAAGAAGCTCGAGATTCTTCAGAGCCAATTTTTTTTCCTTTAGCATTCCCTATCATTACAGGCCCTGCTGTTATCACTGCAACACTAAGCTACATGGAAGAGGGAGAATACGCAAAAAATCTCATTTTAGCGACTGTGATTATTGCCTGGGTGCTTTCTCTTTTTACTCTTTTATGTTCTAGTTTATTTAACCGAATTCTAGGTCCTTCAGGACTTCTAGCTTTAGAGCGGATGTTTAGTTTAGTTCTTGCTCTAATGTCTATAAACTTGATTCTTAAAGGGCTTTCTATTGCTTTTAACATAGGATTTTATGTAGGTAGTGCGTAA
- a CDS encoding methionyl aminopeptidase yields the protein MKRNGPCWCGSKRKWKFCHYPKTPEVSREARRQHYATQYNIILKTPEQHKKIRHACRITRKILDELCKASQKGVTTEELDQYSRELHKKYDAIPAPLNYGSPPFPKTICTSLNEVICHGIPNSIPLQEGDIMNIDVSCIVDGYYGDCSQMVMIGEVSEEKKLVCQASLECLNEAIAILKPDLPLCKIGEAIENCADRYGFSVVDQFVGHGVGLEFHENPYVPHYKNCSNIPLAPGMIFTIEPMINVGKKEGVIDPNNHWEARTCDNLPSAQWEHTIAITESGYEILTLLDE from the coding sequence ATGAAAAGAAATGGTCCCTGTTGGTGTGGAAGTAAACGCAAATGGAAGTTTTGCCATTACCCAAAAACTCCTGAAGTTTCCAGGGAAGCTAGGCGCCAACATTATGCAACACAGTACAACATCATTTTAAAAACTCCAGAACAGCACAAAAAAATTCGTCATGCCTGCCGTATTACACGAAAGATCTTAGACGAGCTATGTAAAGCTTCTCAGAAGGGTGTTACAACAGAAGAACTCGATCAATATTCTAGAGAGCTTCATAAAAAATATGACGCTATTCCAGCTCCTTTAAATTATGGTTCTCCACCTTTTCCTAAAACAATCTGTACCTCATTAAATGAGGTTATCTGTCATGGGATCCCTAATTCTATCCCTCTCCAAGAAGGGGATATTATGAACATTGATGTTTCCTGTATTGTAGACGGGTATTATGGGGATTGTAGTCAAATGGTCATGATTGGCGAGGTTTCTGAGGAGAAAAAACTCGTATGCCAAGCTTCTTTAGAGTGTCTAAATGAAGCCATTGCGATCCTAAAACCAGATCTTCCTCTATGCAAAATTGGAGAAGCTATAGAAAATTGCGCAGACCGCTATGGGTTTTCTGTTGTAGATCAGTTTGTAGGACATGGCGTAGGATTAGAGTTCCATGAAAACCCCTATGTCCCTCACTATAAAAATTGCTCGAATATTCCCTTGGCTCCAGGAATGATTTTCACCATAGAGCCCATGATTAACGTTGGGAAAAAGGAAGGAGTGATCGATCCAAACAACCACTGGGAAGCACGCACTTGCGACAACCTACCGAGTGCACAGTGGGAACACACCATAGCAATCACAGAGTCAGGCTATGAGATACTAACTCTTCTAGATGAATAA
- a CDS encoding DUF720 domain-containing protein — translation MSATPPITGATQTLAPLPPLNTPPVGILLFSIYQLLLQAIEIRQQTVLTQSQQLNDNTNIQQQLNQETNQIKFAVVNAGAKEDEITRVQNQNQNYAAQRSNIQDELVTTRQNGQVVLSHASTNINIIQQLASQDSTFLKTMNSIGSTVNQLNKPLG, via the coding sequence ATGTCAGCTACACCCCCTATAACAGGAGCAACACAAACTCTTGCTCCACTACCACCATTAAATACACCTCCTGTTGGGATTTTGCTTTTTAGCATTTACCAACTACTTTTACAAGCTATTGAAATTCGACAACAAACAGTTCTGACTCAATCACAACAATTAAATGACAATACTAATATCCAACAGCAATTAAACCAAGAAACTAATCAAATTAAGTTTGCTGTAGTAAATGCTGGAGCAAAAGAAGACGAAATTACCCGAGTACAAAACCAGAATCAAAACTATGCCGCACAAAGATCTAACATTCAAGACGAGCTAGTTACAACAAGACAAAATGGACAGGTAGTCCTTTCACATGCTTCTACAAACATCAATATCATCCAACAATTAGCTTCCCAAGACTCTACTTTCCTAAAAACAATGAACTCTATTGGAAGCACTGTAAACCAACTCAACAAACCTTTAGGTTAA
- a CDS encoding DUF720 domain-containing protein: MWTTTPFSPKHSLYAAIEVPESTITGGPNTTTADDIIAKFAKDSNPLIMTVYYVYQSVLVAQNNLEIISEELQANASAQTYLNNQEALYQYVTIPKNKLNDNSSTLLQNIQSQNQAVGASRQALQNQISGLGNSAQVISSNLNTNNNIIQQSLQVGQALIQTFSQIVSLIANI, from the coding sequence ATGTGGACGACAACCCCCTTCTCTCCTAAGCATTCTTTATATGCAGCAATTGAAGTTCCCGAATCAACAATTACGGGAGGACCAAATACAACAACTGCTGACGACATCATTGCAAAATTTGCAAAAGATTCTAATCCTCTGATTATGACAGTGTATTATGTTTACCAATCTGTTCTAGTAGCGCAAAACAACCTAGAAATTATCTCTGAAGAACTTCAAGCAAATGCTTCTGCGCAAACCTACCTAAACAACCAAGAAGCCTTATACCAATACGTAACGATTCCTAAAAATAAATTAAATGACAACTCCTCTACACTATTACAAAATATCCAATCTCAAAACCAAGCTGTAGGAGCCTCAAGACAAGCATTACAAAACCAAATTTCTGGGTTGGGAAATAGTGCTCAAGTAATCTCAAGTAACCTAAACACGAATAACAACATTATCCAACAATCCCTGCAAGTAGGCCAAGCACTAATTCAAACCTTTTCTCAAATTGTGAGTTTGATCGCCAACATTTAA
- a CDS encoding CT847 family type III secretion system effector, translated as MTVTPPTTPIIPASTKVVSESITINKKSAIHFCIAVMLQLSISTTDFSKSIMAVLQDNTTLQQQKTKELINIPLLKVPDLKKKSGTDDEYTNQNEIQAYQTSNQQISANRQLVQQELSAAQQRAQANQKSVNATSTEAMQILQATSSLLSSLLEYTNKANLRGGASD; from the coding sequence ATGACAGTAACTCCCCCAACAACACCGATCATCCCTGCATCTACAAAAGTGGTTTCAGAATCCATTACCATAAATAAAAAATCTGCAATCCACTTCTGCATTGCTGTCATGTTGCAGCTCTCTATATCCACAACTGATTTTAGCAAATCGATCATGGCAGTACTTCAAGACAACACCACACTACAACAGCAAAAAACCAAAGAACTCATCAACATCCCCCTACTTAAAGTCCCCGATCTTAAAAAAAAGAGTGGGACAGATGATGAATATACAAACCAAAACGAAATTCAAGCCTACCAAACTTCTAACCAACAAATCTCTGCAAACAGACAACTCGTACAACAAGAGCTTTCTGCAGCACAACAACGCGCTCAGGCAAACCAAAAATCTGTAAACGCAACCTCCACAGAAGCAATGCAAATACTCCAAGCAACAAGTTCTCTGCTATCAAGCCTTCTGGAGTATACAAATAAAGCAAATCTAAGAGGAGGAGCTTCAGATTAA
- the tadA gene encoding tRNA adenosine(34) deaminase TadA: MSIEKNLFFMNEALKEARKAYSQDEVPVGCVLVKDDKIIARGHNSVEKLQDPTAHAEILCIGAAAEFVQNWRLVNTTLYCTLEPCLMCAGAIQLARISRVVWGAPDLRLGACGSWINVFAQKHPFHTVECSKIYCEESERLMKQFFIEKRKQKNEK; encoded by the coding sequence GTGAGTATAGAAAAGAATTTATTTTTCATGAATGAAGCTTTAAAAGAGGCCAGAAAGGCATATAGTCAAGATGAGGTGCCTGTAGGTTGTGTTTTAGTTAAGGACGATAAAATTATTGCTAGGGGACACAATTCTGTAGAAAAGCTTCAGGATCCTACAGCACATGCAGAAATTTTATGTATAGGAGCGGCTGCAGAGTTTGTGCAGAATTGGCGTTTAGTGAATACGACTTTATATTGTACTTTAGAGCCATGTTTGATGTGTGCTGGAGCAATTCAATTGGCACGCATTTCTAGAGTTGTATGGGGTGCTCCTGATTTGCGTTTGGGGGCATGTGGAAGCTGGATAAATGTGTTTGCGCAGAAGCATCCTTTTCATACCGTGGAATGTTCAAAAATTTATTGTGAAGAGTCAGAACGTTTGATGAAACAGTTTTTTATAGAGAAACGTAAACAGAAAAATGAAAAATAA
- the rpsO gene encoding 30S ribosomal protein S15 — translation MSLDKGTKEEITKKFQLHEKDTGSADVQIAILTEHIAELKEHLKRSPKDQNSRLSLLKLVGQRRKLLEYLNSTDTERYKNLITRLNLRK, via the coding sequence ATGTCTTTGGATAAAGGAACGAAGGAAGAAATCACCAAAAAATTTCAGCTTCATGAAAAAGATACAGGATCAGCAGATGTACAAATTGCTATCCTAACAGAGCATATTGCAGAACTCAAAGAACACCTTAAAAGATCCCCTAAAGACCAAAACTCTAGATTGTCTTTACTCAAACTTGTTGGACAAAGAAGAAAGCTTCTAGAATATCTTAATTCTACCGACACTGAGAGATATAAAAATTTAATTACCCGACTAAATCTGCGTAAATAG
- the pnp gene encoding polyribonucleotide nucleotidyltransferase, whose translation MTFSTISITLEEGRVLIFETGKIARQAGGSVVVRSQDTLVFTSVCAADLSETSDFLPFRVDYQEKFSSTGKTLGGFIKREGRPTEKEILVSRLIDRSLRPSLPNRLMQDIQILSYVWSYDGQTLPDPLAICGAGAALALSNIPQNNIVSGVRIGYIDGQWIVNPTKTELDNSPFDLVLAGTENAILMIEGHCAFFTEEQVLEAIDYGHKHIITICKGLKDWQQRVGKEKNFDAVLPLPKEVFTAVENRIAQPLPSLFDIEGKQALEAASQKMEEELIQELEKDDKIFSAFNIKSAFKALKSDSMRTLIRERKIRADKRALTTIRPISIEVALLPRTHGSCLFTRGETQTVAVCTLGNETMAQRYENLNGEGSSKFYLQYSFPPFSVGEVGRIGSPGRREIGHGKLAEKALAHALPDATQFPYTIRIESNITESNGSSSMASVCGGCLALMDAGVPIKTPIAGIAMGLILDAEEAIILSDISGLEDHLGDMDFKVAGNLEGITAFQMDIKIEGITLDIMKQALAQAKEGRQEILRIMHENLAAPKSDLSQYAPRIETMQIKPSKIATVIGPGGKQIRQIIEETGVQIDINDFGTVSISAVSSEAINKAKKIIEGLVGEVEVGKVYRGRIVSIVPFGAFIEILPGKEGLCHISEFSKQRIEQVSDLFKEGDMIDVKLISINEKGQLKLSHKATLT comes from the coding sequence ATGACTTTTTCAACAATTTCTATCACTTTAGAAGAAGGTAGAGTGCTGATATTTGAAACAGGGAAAATCGCCAGGCAAGCAGGAGGCTCTGTTGTTGTACGCTCCCAGGATACTTTGGTATTTACCTCTGTGTGTGCAGCTGATCTTAGTGAAACATCAGACTTCCTCCCTTTCCGAGTAGACTATCAAGAAAAGTTTTCCTCTACAGGAAAAACTTTAGGTGGGTTTATTAAAAGAGAAGGCCGGCCCACAGAGAAAGAAATCCTTGTTTCTCGTCTTATAGACCGTTCTCTGCGTCCTTCCTTGCCTAACCGACTCATGCAAGATATTCAAATATTATCTTACGTATGGTCTTATGATGGACAAACTCTTCCCGATCCTTTAGCTATTTGTGGGGCAGGAGCGGCCCTGGCTCTTTCCAATATCCCTCAGAATAACATTGTCTCTGGGGTTCGTATCGGGTATATCGATGGTCAGTGGATTGTCAATCCCACTAAAACAGAGCTTGATAATTCTCCCTTTGATTTAGTCTTAGCCGGAACTGAAAATGCAATTTTAATGATAGAGGGACACTGTGCTTTCTTCACAGAAGAACAGGTGCTAGAGGCTATAGATTATGGTCATAAGCATATCATTACAATCTGTAAGGGGTTAAAAGATTGGCAGCAACGCGTTGGTAAAGAGAAGAATTTTGATGCTGTTTTGCCTCTTCCCAAAGAAGTCTTCACAGCTGTTGAAAATCGCATAGCACAGCCACTCCCTTCCTTATTTGATATTGAAGGCAAGCAAGCTTTAGAAGCTGCATCACAGAAAATGGAGGAAGAGCTTATCCAAGAACTAGAAAAGGATGATAAAATTTTCTCAGCCTTTAATATCAAATCTGCCTTCAAAGCTCTTAAATCTGATTCTATGCGTACACTTATCCGAGAACGCAAGATTCGTGCAGATAAGCGTGCTTTAACAACAATTCGCCCCATAAGCATTGAAGTAGCTCTGCTACCAAGAACTCATGGAAGCTGTTTATTTACTCGAGGAGAGACACAAACTGTCGCTGTCTGTACCTTAGGCAACGAGACCATGGCCCAACGTTATGAGAACTTAAATGGCGAAGGCTCTTCTAAATTTTATTTGCAATATTCTTTCCCTCCCTTTTCTGTTGGAGAAGTAGGAAGAATTGGTTCCCCAGGAAGACGAGAGATAGGGCATGGGAAGCTTGCTGAGAAAGCTTTAGCTCATGCGCTTCCTGATGCAACACAATTCCCCTATACAATTCGTATAGAATCTAACATTACGGAGTCCAATGGTTCTTCTTCTATGGCTTCTGTATGCGGTGGCTGTTTAGCATTAATGGATGCTGGTGTTCCTATTAAAACACCTATTGCAGGAATTGCCATGGGGTTAATTTTGGACGCAGAAGAAGCTATTATCCTTTCTGACATCTCCGGCTTAGAAGACCATCTTGGAGATATGGACTTTAAAGTTGCAGGGAACCTGGAAGGGATTACGGCGTTCCAGATGGACATTAAGATCGAGGGGATTACCTTAGATATTATGAAACAGGCTTTGGCACAAGCAAAAGAGGGCCGCCAAGAAATTTTACGGATTATGCACGAGAACCTTGCTGCGCCTAAATCAGATTTATCTCAGTATGCTCCACGTATAGAAACTATGCAAATTAAGCCTTCAAAAATTGCTACAGTGATTGGCCCTGGAGGTAAGCAAATCCGTCAGATTATTGAAGAAACTGGCGTTCAGATAGACATTAATGATTTTGGAACAGTCAGTATTTCTGCAGTCTCTTCAGAAGCTATAAATAAGGCAAAGAAGATTATAGAAGGTTTAGTTGGTGAGGTTGAGGTTGGCAAGGTATATAGGGGGCGGATTGTTTCTATTGTTCCCTTTGGAGCCTTTATAGAAATTCTTCCAGGGAAGGAAGGTCTCTGCCACATTTCTGAATTTTCTAAACAACGCATCGAGCAAGTCTCTGATCTCTTTAAGGAAGGAGATATGATAGACGTAAAACTCATCAGCATTAACGAAAAAGGTCAGCTCAAGCTGAGCCACAAAGCGACTCTTACTTAG
- the ftsH gene encoding ATP-dependent zinc metalloprotease FtsH, with amino-acid sequence MSKDKKMKPESKKSFPPFFFFLLIGVVFGVFAVQNFFVGKKAKVSFSHQLEHLVNLRLVVPEESRKIALNDNLVSFSGRFRSAQTVESQQRYRYLELIDQSHQQAFDLQEAEKNLRVFNKEVESSVHWFSAISGIPIPEQGYIIAPLSQVGSQNTIEPLVVHGPVHSQLINLRSLEARYRSISPVGEGLKLFGSDVYELIGKYLSPALGIGSESLKRDLKELYQQVEVSLTQNLDAEKSYALYGQALAKLDEVSLSLVMSERGESFSQLRSVRLYREELTKYEKLVEEHQINQVQLEKARGELNQSVWYFNNQELSSRALEKQDPEVFAHWFASAKEEWLAFNTNRSLSFKAPDQPRNLVLEKTFKSEEPAPHYVGYLFTFLPIILVLVFVYLVFSRQMRGMNGSAMSFGKSPARLLMKGQNKVTFADVAGIEEAKEELIEIVEFLKNPTKFTSLGGRIPKGVLLIGPPGTGKTLIAKAVSGEANRPFFSIAGSDFVEMFVGVGASRIRDMFDQAKRNAPCIIFIDEIDAVGRHRGAGIGGGHDEREQTLNQLLVEMDGFGTNEGVILMAATNRPDVLDKALLRPGRFDRRVVMNLPDIKGRFEILNVHAKRIKLDPTVDLMAVARSTPGASGADLENLLNEAALLAARKDRTAVTAVDVAEARDKVLYGKERRSLEMDAEERRTTAYHESGHAVVGLSVEHGDPVDKVTIIPRGLSLGATHFLPEKNKLSYWKKELFDRLAVLMGGRAAEEVFLGDISSGAQQDIAQATKLVRSMVCEWGMSEQLGTVAYDERSDSPTGYGTYCEKTYSEETAKTIDFELRTLLDAAYQRALEIIREHREEIELMTQMLIEFETLDAKDVKEIMDHTWDPEKKRARLKEEGALFKKVSSDVPPPPPPPEEGTLKDGPGLGLNVT; translated from the coding sequence ATGTCGAAAGATAAAAAAATGAAACCCGAGTCAAAAAAGAGTTTTCCCCCCTTCTTCTTCTTTCTTTTAATTGGTGTCGTCTTTGGTGTTTTTGCTGTACAAAATTTTTTCGTGGGGAAGAAAGCAAAGGTTAGCTTTAGTCATCAGCTAGAGCATCTGGTGAACTTACGTTTAGTTGTCCCTGAAGAAAGCCGCAAAATAGCTTTAAATGACAATCTTGTATCTTTCAGTGGGCGTTTTCGTAGTGCACAGACTGTAGAAAGTCAGCAACGCTATCGTTATTTAGAACTTATAGATCAAAGTCATCAGCAAGCGTTTGATCTTCAGGAGGCTGAAAAGAACTTACGCGTATTTAATAAGGAAGTTGAAAGTTCTGTTCATTGGTTTTCTGCGATTTCTGGGATTCCTATTCCTGAACAAGGATACATTATCGCTCCTTTGTCTCAGGTAGGCTCTCAAAATACTATAGAGCCTTTAGTAGTACACGGTCCTGTGCATAGTCAATTGATAAATCTACGCTCTTTAGAAGCTCGCTATCGCTCAATATCTCCTGTAGGGGAAGGCTTAAAGTTATTTGGTTCTGATGTATATGAGTTAATAGGAAAATACCTTTCTCCAGCACTTGGAATAGGCTCAGAGAGTTTGAAGCGTGATTTAAAAGAACTCTATCAGCAAGTGGAAGTTTCTTTAACACAAAATTTGGATGCAGAGAAGTCATATGCGCTTTATGGGCAGGCGTTAGCTAAATTAGACGAGGTGTCTTTATCACTAGTAATGTCTGAGCGAGGGGAGAGTTTTTCTCAGTTACGTTCTGTGCGTCTATATCGTGAGGAACTTACGAAATATGAAAAGCTTGTAGAAGAGCATCAGATAAATCAGGTTCAGCTAGAGAAGGCTCGAGGAGAGTTAAACCAGTCAGTGTGGTATTTCAACAACCAAGAACTTTCTTCTCGTGCTTTGGAGAAGCAAGATCCTGAAGTGTTCGCTCACTGGTTTGCTTCTGCTAAGGAAGAGTGGTTGGCATTTAATACGAATAGATCCTTGTCATTTAAAGCTCCAGATCAACCTCGAAATTTAGTTTTAGAAAAGACGTTTAAGAGTGAAGAGCCTGCACCTCATTATGTCGGATATCTTTTCACTTTTCTTCCTATTATTTTAGTCCTTGTTTTTGTCTATCTTGTATTTTCTCGTCAAATGCGAGGGATGAATGGCTCTGCTATGTCATTCGGGAAATCTCCAGCAAGATTATTAATGAAAGGACAAAATAAAGTTACTTTTGCTGATGTCGCTGGGATTGAAGAGGCTAAAGAAGAGTTAATAGAAATAGTAGAATTTCTTAAAAATCCTACAAAGTTTACAAGCCTTGGTGGAAGAATCCCTAAAGGAGTGTTATTGATAGGTCCTCCAGGAACAGGGAAAACTTTAATAGCAAAAGCTGTTTCAGGAGAGGCTAACAGGCCATTTTTCTCAATAGCGGGATCCGACTTTGTAGAGATGTTTGTTGGTGTCGGGGCAAGCCGTATTCGAGATATGTTTGATCAAGCCAAGAGAAATGCTCCCTGTATTATTTTCATAGATGAGATTGATGCTGTAGGTCGTCATCGAGGTGCAGGGATTGGTGGAGGTCATGATGAGCGTGAACAGACTTTAAATCAGCTCCTTGTGGAGATGGATGGTTTTGGAACAAACGAAGGAGTTATCCTTATGGCTGCGACAAACCGTCCAGATGTTTTAGATAAAGCTTTACTGCGCCCTGGTCGTTTTGATCGTCGTGTTGTGATGAACCTCCCAGATATTAAAGGACGTTTTGAGATTCTTAATGTGCATGCAAAAAGGATCAAGCTAGATCCTACCGTGGATCTTATGGCTGTAGCGCGTAGTACTCCTGGAGCTTCTGGGGCAGATTTAGAGAATTTATTAAATGAAGCAGCTTTACTTGCTGCGCGTAAAGATCGTACTGCTGTAACAGCTGTAGATGTTGCGGAAGCAAGGGATAAGGTTCTTTATGGTAAAGAACGTCGTAGTCTTGAGATGGATGCAGAAGAGCGTAGGACTACAGCTTATCATGAGTCTGGCCATGCTGTTGTAGGGCTTTCTGTAGAACATGGAGATCCTGTAGATAAGGTTACCATTATCCCTCGAGGATTATCTTTAGGAGCTACTCACTTTTTACCAGAGAAAAACAAGTTGAGTTATTGGAAAAAAGAGTTGTTTGATCGTCTTGCTGTTCTTATGGGAGGGCGTGCTGCTGAGGAGGTTTTTCTTGGAGATATTTCTAGCGGGGCACAACAGGATATTGCTCAGGCAACCAAGCTAGTTCGTAGTATGGTATGTGAGTGGGGAATGAGCGAACAGTTAGGAACTGTTGCATATGATGAGCGCTCAGACTCCCCAACAGGATATGGAACGTACTGTGAAAAGACCTACTCTGAAGAGACTGCAAAGACGATAGATTTCGAATTACGGACACTTTTAGATGCTGCTTATCAACGTGCGCTAGAGATTATTAGAGAGCATAGAGAAGAGATCGAGTTAATGACTCAAATGCTTATTGAATTTGAGACTTTGGATGCTAAAGATGTCAAAGAGATCATGGATCATACATGGGATCCGGAGAAGAAGAGAGCTCGCTTGAAGGAAGAAGGAGCTTTGTTCAAGAAGGTTTCTAGTGACGTTCCTCCCCCTCCACCTCCTCCTGAAGAAGGGACCTTGAAGGATGGGCCTGGACTAGGGCTGAATGTGACATAA
- the tilS gene encoding tRNA lysidine(34) synthetase TilS, with product MLTSYLLKNDKRLEAFFSSLDRKKSYLLGFSGGSDSLFLFYVLKSLKINFTAVHVDHGWRECSREEAKALKEFCHREKISYIGHRLSPEEKGERDLENAARKARYAFFYQLCVQQNFSGVFLAHHANDQAETLLKRVLEGAHLSNLKGMTVSSFYQGMQLLRPLLHIPKARLMSLLHREKISYISDETNEDERYLRARMRKKLFPWLEEVFGKNISSPLFALAEESKELAEYMESQTEPFLSKVTCQQGGQVLPISKGLIQQPFLAKYVCKKFFGMFGISVTRHFLQMVYEHLCRRSSVVLCLRNKSVIVKPDLVMIQ from the coding sequence ATGTTAACATCTTATTTACTGAAAAATGATAAGCGATTAGAAGCTTTTTTTTCTTCTTTGGATAGAAAAAAAAGTTACCTTCTAGGTTTCTCAGGAGGAAGTGATTCTCTATTTCTCTTTTATGTGCTTAAGTCTTTAAAAATAAACTTCACTGCGGTGCATGTAGATCATGGGTGGAGAGAGTGCTCTCGTGAAGAAGCTAAGGCATTAAAAGAGTTCTGTCATCGAGAAAAGATCTCTTATATTGGACATCGGCTATCTCCTGAGGAGAAAGGGGAGAGAGATCTTGAAAATGCTGCTCGCAAAGCGCGTTACGCATTTTTTTATCAACTATGTGTGCAGCAGAATTTTTCCGGAGTGTTTCTTGCACATCATGCTAATGATCAGGCGGAAACTCTTTTAAAACGTGTATTAGAAGGTGCTCATTTAAGTAATCTTAAGGGAATGACTGTGAGCTCTTTTTATCAAGGGATGCAGCTACTACGTCCTTTATTGCATATCCCAAAGGCACGTTTAATGAGCCTTTTACATCGAGAAAAGATTTCTTACATAAGTGATGAAACAAATGAAGATGAGCGATATCTTCGTGCTAGGATGCGAAAAAAGTTATTTCCTTGGCTGGAAGAAGTTTTTGGGAAGAATATTTCCTCTCCTCTTTTTGCGCTTGCAGAAGAATCTAAAGAGCTAGCGGAATATATGGAGTCACAAACAGAGCCTTTTCTTTCTAAAGTTACTTGTCAACAGGGGGGACAAGTGCTCCCTATCTCAAAAGGATTGATCCAACAGCCTTTCTTGGCAAAGTATGTGTGCAAGAAATTTTTTGGAATGTTTGGAATCTCTGTGACAAGGCACTTTTTACAAATGGTTTATGAGCATTTGTGTCGCAGATCTTCTGTTGTTCTCTGTTTACGGAATAAGTCGGTAATTGTGAAACCTGATCTAGTAATGATACAATAG
- a CDS encoding LptF/LptG family permease: MPILWKVLIFRYLKTILFCASSLIFISIISSLQEIVVYIAKDVPYATVFRLAAYQIPYLLPFILPASCFISAYTLFKGLSDNNQITFLRASGASQGIIIFPILTISIAICCANFYTCSELASICRYKSCKEIANMAMSSPPLLLQTLQKREDSRVFIAVDHFAKSKFDNVIVALKRDDTISDVGIIKAIIPDSEADTVQAKDVVYISKLPSSLSTPYTSPAQEYYIETVQELLIPKVTATLFSGKSFMKSRTDYLTWKQLVRQAFYRTYIPETLRRAAIGLLCFTLTYSGIVIGTYKPRFRKTHFLYFTFPILDLVLLIVGKNTKTTFMAFMFFLFPQIISWLVFIYRSYRENRGFA, from the coding sequence ATGCCTATTTTATGGAAAGTTCTAATTTTCCGTTATTTAAAAACAATACTTTTCTGTGCTTCTAGCTTAATCTTTATTTCTATCATCAGCTCTCTACAAGAAATCGTTGTCTATATTGCCAAAGATGTTCCCTATGCTACGGTTTTCCGTTTAGCAGCCTATCAAATCCCCTATCTCCTTCCATTTATTCTTCCTGCTTCCTGTTTCATCTCCGCCTATACCTTATTCAAAGGTCTTTCTGACAATAACCAAATCACTTTCCTTCGGGCTTCAGGAGCTTCTCAGGGAATTATTATATTCCCAATTCTCACGATCTCTATCGCAATTTGCTGTGCAAATTTCTATACTTGTTCGGAACTAGCTTCGATCTGTCGCTATAAATCGTGTAAAGAAATTGCAAATATGGCGATGTCCTCTCCCCCCCTACTTCTACAAACTCTACAAAAGCGTGAAGATAGTCGCGTATTTATTGCCGTTGATCACTTTGCCAAAAGCAAATTTGACAATGTCATTGTTGCCTTAAAGAGGGACGATACTATTTCAGATGTAGGCATCATTAAAGCCATTATTCCAGACTCTGAAGCAGACACTGTACAAGCTAAAGATGTGGTGTATATCTCTAAACTCCCTTCATCTTTATCAACGCCTTATACATCTCCTGCTCAGGAATATTATATTGAAACCGTTCAGGAGCTTTTAATCCCTAAAGTCACAGCAACGTTGTTTTCTGGGAAATCCTTTATGAAATCCCGGACAGACTACCTTACTTGGAAACAACTCGTGAGGCAAGCCTTCTATCGCACATATATTCCCGAAACTCTAAGGAGAGCGGCCATAGGGCTTTTATGTTTTACCCTAACATATTCTGGGATCGTTATTGGAACCTATAAACCAAGATTTCGCAAAACGCATTTTCTATATTTTACTTTCCCTATCTTAGATCTTGTCCTGCTTATCGTTGGGAAGAATACGAAAACCACTTTTATGGCGTTCATGTTCTTTCTCTTTCCTCAGATAATTTCTTGGCTAGTCTTTATATATCGTTCTTATCGAGAAAATCGAGGTTTCGCATAA